Proteins encoded by one window of Sphingosinicella sp. BN140058:
- a CDS encoding DUF3237 domain-containing protein — MDRRTVLGAGVMLAGLGVGPAHARESGTRPAPALVHVFSVTVSIGAPQELGIVDGARKRVIPITGGEVRGPRLSGKVLPGGADWQTIRSDGVADILARYTLQADDGGLISVINPGFRRGPAKVLARIANGEAVDPSLYYFRTTPRFEAAVPGPHAWLTCSVFVCSAARYAERVELDIFEVG, encoded by the coding sequence ATGGATCGCAGGACGGTGCTTGGCGCGGGCGTGATGCTTGCAGGTCTGGGCGTGGGGCCGGCTCATGCCCGGGAGAGCGGGACTCGGCCGGCACCGGCTCTCGTCCACGTGTTCAGCGTGACGGTTTCGATCGGCGCGCCTCAGGAACTCGGGATCGTGGACGGCGCGCGCAAGCGGGTCATTCCGATCACCGGGGGAGAGGTTCGCGGGCCGCGGCTCTCGGGCAAGGTCCTGCCGGGAGGCGCCGACTGGCAGACGATCCGGTCCGACGGTGTTGCCGACATCCTTGCCCGCTACACGCTCCAGGCGGACGATGGCGGCTTGATTTCGGTCATCAACCCTGGCTTCCGACGAGGGCCCGCGAAGGTTCTGGCGCGGATCGCCAACGGTGAGGCGGTCGACCCCTCGCTCTACTATTTCCGAACGACGCCCAGGTTCGAGGCGGCTGTTCCCGGGCCTCATGCCTGGCTGACGTGCAGCGTGTTCGTCTGCTCAGCCGCCCGCTATGCCGAGCGCGTGGAACTCGACATCTTCGAGGTGGGCTGA
- a CDS encoding alpha/beta fold hydrolase, producing the protein MTSQMVEVEKNVSLEVLEWSGSGRPMVFLAGFGGTAQDFDGFAEKFTADHRVVSITRRGFGVSSHPLPIEQNYTPERLALDVMTVIRRLELKRPIIVGHSIAGQELSEIGTRYPQEIGGLIYLEAAEPQAFYGPHSRAVYPIAAEVRRDLALLGTAQPSDGRTLVAKLRRDLLRLSDGLDWYEKALEGAPDRPATSQSSPQLALQAAVMNGFRLYSQIDVPILSVVAVPPRCDDDCDSERYRRRSAEVAAQADDVARANPNAQVVRLPNAGHFIWETNPQQVEQAVKAFIARVFDHQ; encoded by the coding sequence ATGACCAGCCAAATGGTCGAGGTCGAAAAGAACGTCTCACTCGAGGTGCTCGAATGGAGCGGTTCGGGACGGCCGATGGTCTTCCTCGCTGGGTTCGGCGGGACCGCGCAAGATTTCGATGGGTTTGCGGAGAAGTTCACCGCGGACCATCGCGTGGTTTCGATTACCCGCCGGGGATTCGGCGTATCGAGTCATCCGCTCCCGATCGAGCAAAATTATACACCCGAGCGCCTGGCGTTGGATGTCATGACCGTGATCAGACGCCTGGAACTGAAGCGGCCGATCATCGTCGGCCATTCGATCGCCGGCCAGGAACTCAGCGAGATTGGAACGCGCTACCCCCAGGAAATCGGCGGTCTGATCTACCTCGAAGCCGCAGAACCGCAGGCTTTCTACGGCCCGCACTCACGCGCGGTCTACCCTATCGCAGCAGAGGTCCGGCGTGACCTCGCGCTCCTAGGAACTGCGCAGCCCAGCGACGGCCGGACGCTGGTAGCAAAGCTCAGGCGCGACCTGCTCAGGCTCTCTGATGGTCTGGATTGGTACGAGAAGGCCTTGGAGGGCGCACCTGATCGTCCTGCGACGTCACAGTCGAGCCCACAATTGGCTCTGCAGGCCGCGGTGATGAATGGTTTTCGGCTCTATTCGCAGATCGACGTTCCAATCCTTTCTGTCGTGGCCGTTCCGCCTCGTTGCGACGACGATTGCGACAGCGAGCGCTACCGGCGCCGATCGGCTGAAGTCGCGGCACAGGCAGATGACGTCGCCCGCGCGAATCCGAATGCACAGGTGGTTCGCCTCCCGAACGCCGGTCACTTCATCTGGGAGACAAACCCGCAACAGGTGGAACAGGCTGTGAAGGCGTTCATCGCAAGGGTCTTCGACCACCAGTGA
- a CDS encoding TlpA disulfide reductase family protein: protein MIGIAAVRLQGGEMRKAAFYIMLVAGSAGCLSACERRSEPQAKAKPAVEGEDVAGQDPAMAKKLAEAKAAYASLTPAEKAKLAAEMKKVKGTLPMSLADAGSIKIRPDGKPETTLAQAAPIGTPTLVAAWASWCIPCKMEARELARLRQHYGRDKLNIVYLNIGDPEVERAKGPAFLRDAAAEQLGLTMLDQSDFLKLTRVNQLSVPRVLVFDRAGKPNAVIAGAVAGGRDLRLADAIEKVVG from the coding sequence ATGATCGGCATCGCGGCGGTCCGCTTGCAGGGAGGCGAAATGCGCAAGGCAGCCTTTTACATCATGCTGGTGGCCGGTTCCGCCGGCTGCTTGTCGGCATGCGAACGTCGATCCGAGCCGCAAGCCAAGGCGAAACCCGCCGTGGAAGGCGAAGACGTTGCCGGTCAGGACCCGGCTATGGCGAAGAAGCTGGCCGAGGCGAAGGCCGCCTATGCAAGCCTGACGCCGGCAGAAAAGGCGAAACTGGCCGCGGAGATGAAGAAGGTGAAAGGCACGCTGCCCATGTCTCTCGCCGACGCGGGATCGATCAAGATCCGGCCGGACGGCAAGCCCGAGACGACGCTCGCACAGGCGGCGCCAATAGGTACTCCCACACTCGTTGCAGCGTGGGCCAGCTGGTGCATCCCGTGCAAGATGGAGGCGCGCGAGCTGGCGCGGCTGCGCCAACATTATGGTCGCGACAAGCTCAACATCGTGTATCTCAACATCGGCGACCCCGAAGTGGAGCGCGCCAAAGGGCCTGCGTTCCTGCGCGACGCCGCCGCCGAACAGCTTGGCCTTACGATGCTCGACCAGTCGGATTTCCTGAAGCTGACCCGGGTGAATCAGCTCAGCGTGCCGCGCGTCCTCGTCTTCGATCGCGCCGGCAAGCCGAATGCGGTCATCGCCGGCGCCGTTGCGGGCGGGCGAGATCTGCGCTTGGCCGACGCCATCGAGAAGGTCGTGGGTTAG
- a CDS encoding 4Fe-4S dicluster domain-containing protein — MPRRDPRPYTPSPAVAAAIPDASGNGINGLGEREPRRASPMFWHPSDQHPFGALQAVAGASCRVTEEARDAFAAAYDHPPLEPIAPDRATRSPEAWTTLARDFALANEADLFGATPLKEHHVVEGYAIEEPNVIILGVSHDYERLRQLPSTPDNGAGIAEVGRQYARGTRTAFALANWIRRQGFSAHAYPGPRASALLLIPPAIEAGLGELGKHGSLINRTYGSNLRLAGVTTDMPLAFGRSETFGADDFCTHCRVCADACPPGAIGDSKQWVRGVERWYVDFDTCIPYFADNAGCGLCIAVCPWARPGIADGLLAKMARRRAASGDG, encoded by the coding sequence ATGCCGCGCCGTGATCCGCGTCCCTACACACCGTCCCCTGCCGTTGCCGCCGCGATTCCGGATGCCTCTGGCAACGGGATCAACGGCCTTGGCGAGCGGGAGCCCCGCCGCGCCTCGCCGATGTTCTGGCATCCGTCGGACCAGCATCCGTTCGGCGCCCTGCAGGCGGTCGCCGGCGCATCGTGCCGGGTGACGGAGGAAGCGCGCGACGCTTTCGCCGCCGCTTATGATCACCCGCCCCTGGAGCCGATCGCGCCGGACCGGGCAACCCGGTCGCCGGAGGCATGGACGACCTTGGCACGAGACTTCGCCCTCGCCAACGAGGCCGATCTGTTCGGGGCCACGCCGCTCAAGGAGCACCATGTCGTCGAGGGCTATGCGATCGAAGAGCCGAACGTGATCATCCTCGGCGTATCGCACGATTACGAACGGCTGCGCCAACTGCCGAGCACGCCGGACAACGGCGCCGGCATCGCCGAGGTCGGCCGCCAATATGCCCGCGGCACCCGAACCGCCTTCGCCCTGGCCAACTGGATCCGGCGCCAGGGCTTCTCGGCACATGCCTATCCCGGACCGCGCGCGTCGGCGCTGCTGCTGATCCCGCCCGCGATCGAGGCCGGACTGGGCGAGCTCGGGAAGCATGGCTCGCTGATCAACCGCACCTACGGTTCGAACCTTCGGCTCGCCGGGGTCACCACCGACATGCCGCTTGCGTTCGGCCGGTCGGAGACGTTCGGCGCCGACGATTTCTGCACCCATTGCCGGGTGTGCGCCGACGCCTGCCCGCCCGGTGCGATCGGCGACTCCAAGCAATGGGTGCGGGGTGTCGAACGCTGGTATGTCGATTTCGACACGTGCATTCCCTACTTTGCCGACAATGCCGGGTGCGGCCTCTGCATCGCCGTCTGTCCCTGGGCGCGGCCCGGCATTGCCGACGGCCTGCTGGCCAAGATGGCGAGACGCCGGGCCGCCAGCGGCGACGGCTGA
- a CDS encoding TonB-dependent receptor, with amino-acid sequence MQRSLGPLLGGLSLLALCASPASAQTGSDADDATAAPDAIFVTARKQAETLQDVPMAVTAISDTELERRGVQDVNDLTAEVPGLFVAPGSVNNSADFAYLTMRGVGFNAGLEPAVGVFVDGMYLPQMGFDTSFLDIARVEVLRGPQGTLFGRNTQGGAVNLVTRMPGPDLRGRLRLEAAEFDSYWLQGVISGQIGTGLYAGIGAEHRRSNGFLHNIVSGDRQGWYRQSALRGTLRWTPSDTIDVALIGDWSDRDYNEAIRGVRLATRRYESVVDQDSPDRKDNRGAQLNVTAQLGGGMTLTSISGARYTSSDVFTDMDSRITAQNPVTLPAAPPLAATPQSFRGATLDVEIQQRFVSQELRLNGRAGPIDWLAGTYLFDQRQDQRRDRRVGRGVAPFPAALYIYEDYRDDRDGIAGFANAIYHVTDRLEVTAGGRWSHEKVEGTGQRVQVFGPPVNSVQPVVRDARDDFDNVSWTGSISYRPAADILLYATYAEGWKAGGINRFPGNAASNLPYKDESSKNYEIGAKTRLFDRRATFNAALYHIDIRNQQLINVIPTGGPTPVSVVESAARAHVDGAEIEVVAHPSDQLQLRGSASYSRSRFDDFVRVFTASDRTDFSGTPFENVPETTLFAAADYALPLGRDRRIALHAEYRYVDAITYQDNTRASRSGDQLTAPAYDRVDVSVSYEGPGGLRLTAFVDNLFDTFDYSFPSSDPLLGGDLFVVPLPPRQFGLRAAIDL; translated from the coding sequence ATGCAACGATCTTTGGGCCCGCTTCTTGGCGGATTGTCTTTGCTCGCGCTCTGCGCATCGCCGGCGTCGGCGCAGACCGGAAGCGACGCCGATGACGCCACCGCCGCACCGGACGCGATCTTCGTCACCGCACGCAAGCAGGCCGAGACGCTGCAGGACGTGCCGATGGCGGTGACGGCGATCAGCGACACTGAACTCGAGCGGCGCGGCGTTCAGGACGTCAACGACCTCACGGCCGAGGTGCCGGGGCTGTTCGTCGCGCCTGGCAGCGTCAACAACAGCGCCGATTTCGCCTATCTGACCATGCGCGGCGTGGGCTTCAACGCGGGCCTGGAGCCTGCCGTCGGCGTGTTCGTCGATGGCATGTACCTGCCGCAAATGGGCTTCGACACGAGCTTCCTCGACATCGCCCGGGTCGAGGTGCTGCGCGGCCCTCAAGGCACCCTGTTCGGTCGCAACACACAGGGCGGCGCCGTGAACCTGGTGACCCGCATGCCCGGGCCAGATCTGCGCGGCCGCCTCCGCCTGGAAGCTGCGGAATTCGACAGCTACTGGCTCCAGGGCGTGATCAGCGGCCAAATCGGCACCGGCCTCTATGCCGGCATCGGCGCCGAGCACCGCCGCTCGAACGGCTTTCTGCACAACATCGTCAGCGGCGACCGGCAGGGCTGGTATCGTCAGAGCGCCCTGCGGGGAACGCTGCGCTGGACGCCGAGCGACACAATCGACGTGGCCTTGATCGGCGATTGGAGCGACCGCGATTATAATGAGGCGATCCGCGGCGTGCGCCTGGCGACCCGCCGCTACGAAAGCGTCGTCGATCAGGACTCACCGGACCGCAAGGACAATCGCGGGGCACAGCTCAACGTCACTGCGCAGCTCGGCGGCGGCATGACCCTGACCTCGATCAGCGGCGCGCGCTACACGAGCTCGGACGTGTTCACCGACATGGACAGCCGTATCACCGCCCAAAACCCGGTGACCCTGCCGGCCGCGCCGCCGCTTGCCGCCACGCCGCAAAGCTTCCGCGGCGCGACTCTCGACGTCGAGATCCAGCAGCGCTTCGTCAGCCAGGAGCTGCGGCTGAACGGCCGCGCGGGGCCGATCGACTGGCTTGCCGGCACCTATTTGTTCGACCAGCGGCAGGATCAGCGCCGCGACCGTCGGGTCGGTCGCGGCGTCGCGCCATTCCCGGCTGCGCTCTACATCTACGAGGATTATCGGGACGATCGCGATGGCATCGCCGGCTTTGCCAACGCGATCTATCATGTGACCGACAGGCTGGAGGTGACCGCAGGCGGGCGATGGTCGCACGAGAAAGTGGAGGGAACGGGCCAGCGCGTCCAGGTGTTCGGCCCGCCGGTCAACTCCGTCCAGCCGGTCGTTCGCGACGCCCGCGACGATTTCGACAATGTCTCCTGGACGGGCTCGATATCGTACCGGCCGGCGGCCGACATCCTGCTCTATGCCACCTATGCGGAAGGCTGGAAAGCGGGCGGCATCAATCGCTTCCCCGGCAATGCGGCCAGCAACCTGCCCTACAAAGATGAATCCTCGAAGAATTACGAAATCGGCGCGAAGACCCGCCTGTTCGATCGGCGTGCCACCTTCAACGCCGCGCTCTACCATATCGACATCCGCAACCAGCAGCTGATCAACGTCATCCCGACCGGCGGGCCGACCCCGGTCAGCGTCGTCGAAAGCGCCGCGCGTGCCCATGTCGACGGCGCCGAGATCGAGGTCGTCGCCCATCCCTCCGATCAGCTTCAGCTGCGCGGATCGGCCTCCTATTCAAGGTCCCGGTTCGATGATTTCGTACGGGTGTTCACGGCCAGCGACCGTACCGACTTTTCAGGCACTCCCTTCGAGAACGTGCCGGAAACGACATTGTTCGCGGCCGCCGATTACGCCTTGCCGCTCGGCCGCGACCGCCGGATCGCATTGCACGCGGAGTATCGCTACGTCGACGCGATCACCTATCAGGACAATACCCGCGCCTCCCGCTCGGGCGACCAGCTGACCGCCCCCGCTTACGACCGGGTCGACGTCAGCGTCAGCTACGAAGGGCCGGGCGGTCTGCGCCTGACGGCCTTCGTCGACAATCTGTTCGACACGTTCGACTACAGTTTCCCGTCGAGCGATCCGCTGCTGGGCGGCGACCTCTTCGTGGTGCCGCTGCCCCCGCGCCAGTTCGGCCTGCGCGCCGCCATCGATCTGTGA